The Meriones unguiculatus strain TT.TT164.6M chromosome 1, Bangor_MerUng_6.1, whole genome shotgun sequence genome has a segment encoding these proteins:
- the Tbc1d10c gene encoding LOW QUALITY PROTEIN: carabin (The sequence of the model RefSeq protein was modified relative to this genomic sequence to represent the inferred CDS: deleted 1 base in 1 codon), with the protein MAQALGEDLLLPSELQDDSSSLGSDSELSGASPYRQADRYGFIGGNSTELGPSQPPADLIRQREMKWVEMTSHWEKTMSRRYKKVKIQCRKGIPSALRARCWPLLCGAQMCKKNNPGTYQELAVAPGDPQWMETIGRDLHRQFPLHEMFVSPQGHGQQGLMEVLKAYTLYRPEQGYCQAQGPVAAVLLMHLPPEEAFWCLVQICEVYLPGYYGPHMEAVQLDAEVFTALLRRLLPRVHKHLQQVGVGPLLYLPEWFLCLFTRSLPFPTVLRIWDAFLSEGAKVLFRVGLTLMRLALGTGEQRAACPGPLETLGALRAIPPPQLQGEAFMSQVHSVALSERDLQREIRIQLAQLPKPSSGPAPLPQDRLPGAQAIFESQQLAGVRGGTKPEIPRIVVQPPEEPRPPRRKPQTRGKTFHGLLTRARGPPIEGPSRSHRGSASFLDTRF; encoded by the exons ATGGCCCAGGCCCTGGGCGAGGACCTGTTGCTACCATCAGAACTACAGGATGATTCTAGCTCTCTAGGGTCCGACTCAGAGCTGAGTGGGGCCAGTCCATATCGCCAGGCAGACCGCTATGGCTTCATCGGGGGCAACTCAACAGAGCTGGG GCCTAGTCAACCGCCTGCAGATCTCATCCGCCAGCGGGAGATGAAGTGGGTAGAGATGACCTCACACTGGGAGAAGACCATGTCTCGAAGATACAAGAAG GTAAAGATACAGTGCCGAAAGGGCATCCCCTCAGCTCTGCGGGCCCGGTGTTGGCCCCTGCTGTGTGGCGCCCAGATGTGTAAGAAGAACAACCCTGGCACCTACCAG GAGCTGGCAGTGGCCCCTGGAGACCCGCAGTGGATGGAGACCATCGGCAGGGACTTGCACCGCCAGTTCCCCCTTCACGAGATGTTTGTGTCACCCCAGGGACACGG GCAGCAGGGGCTGATGGAGGTTCTCAAGGCCTACACCCTGTACCGGCCGGAACAGGGATATTGCCAGGCTCAGGGCCCTGTAGCTGCTGTGCTGCTCATGCATCTGCCCCCAGAG GAAGCCTTCTGGTGCTTGGTGCAGATCTGCGAAGTCTACCTCCCCGGCTACTATGGGCCCCACATG GAGGCAGTGCAGCTGGACGCTGAAGTGTTCACGGCGCTCCTGCGGCGGCTGCTCCCGCGCGTGCACAAGCACCTGCAGCAGGTGGGCGTCGGGCCCCTGCTCTACCTGCCTGAGTGGTTCCTGTGCCTCTTCACCCGCTCGCTGCCCTTCCCCACCGTGCTGCGCATCTGGGATGCCTTCCTTAGCGAGG GTGCCAAGGTACTGTTCCGTGTGGGGCTGACACTGATGCGCCTGGCCTTGGGCACTGGAGAACAGCGCGCAGCCTGCCCAGGGCCCCTGGAGACACTGGGGGCCCTGCGagccatc ccccccccccagctgcaGGGAGAGGCCTTCATGTCCCAG GTGCACAGTGTAGCCCTCTCTGAGCGAGACCTGCAACGGGAAATTAGGATCCAGCTGGCCCAGCTGCCCAAGCCGTCATCTGGGCCAGCCCCTCTGCCGCAGGACCGCCTTCCTGGAGCCCAAGCCATCTTTGAATCCCAGCAGCTGGCAGGGGTGCGAGGAGGCACCAAACCTGAGATACCCCGAATTGTGGTGCAGCCCCCGGAGGAGCCCAGGCCACCACGACGCAAGCCACAGACCCGTGGAAAGACTTTCCATGGGCTCCTGACAAGGGCCCGGGGACCCCCTATTGAGGGTCCGTCCCGGTCCCACCGAGGCTCCGCCTCTTTCCTGGACACCCGCTTCTGA